In Bacteroides sp., the genomic window AGAAATTGAATTAATTAGGGAAAGTTCTTTGCTTGTTGCTAAAACGCTGGCAGAGGTTGCCCGGCTAATCCGGCCTGGCATCACCACCCAGCGCCTCGATCAGGTAGCTGAAGAGTTTATCCGTGATCATAATGCTTCACCGGGTTTCAAAGGTTACAACGGGTTTCCGTATACCCTTTGCATCTCACCCAATGAAGTGGTGGTACATGGGTTTCCTTCCAAAAGAGAATTGAAGGAAGGCGATATCCTCTCGGTTGATTGCGGCGTGTTGAAAAATGGGTATTACGGTGACTCTGCTTACACATTTGCCATTGGCGAGATCAGTGAATCACTCAAGCGGCTGTTAAAGGTTACCCATGCTGGCCTCCATCTTGGAATAGAGGAGGCTGTTGAAGGTAACACTTTGGGTGATGTGTCCTGGGCTATTCAGCAGCATGCTGAAGATGCAGGGTTCTCGGTAGTGCGTGAGCTGGTTGGCCACGGAGTAGGCCGCCACCTGCATGAAGCTCCCGAGGTACCCAATTACGGGACAAAAGGGAAA contains:
- the map gene encoding type I methionyl aminopeptidase: MIHYKTNEEIELIRESSLLVAKTLAEVARLIRPGITTQRLDQVAEEFIRDHNASPGFKGYNGFPYTLCISPNEVVVHGFPSKRELKEGDILSVDCGVLKNGYYGDSAYTFAIGEISESLKRLLKVTHAGLHLGIEEAVEGNTLGDVSWAIQQHAEDAGFSVVRELVGHGVGRHLHEAPEVPNYGTKGKGLKLRDGLVIAIEPMINMGQRFVVQERDGWTIRTADRKPSAHFEHSIAVRQGKADVLSSFQYIEEALMENQNNSIIIR